ACAGGAGATGGTTGGCCTCGTCGATCTGGATGACCTCGATCTTCTGCGAGGTCGTGGTCGCGAAGCCGAAATGACCGGCCATCCGCTGGCCCGAGAGCACCTTGCCGAGCGAGCGGCGCGCGGTGAGCGAACCCGGCGAGCGCTGCTTGTCGGAGGCGCCGTGCGAGGCCGGCAGGCCGTGGAACCCGTGCCGCTTCATGACCCCGGCGAAGCCCCGGCCCTTGCTGCGGGCCTGGACGTCGACGAAATCGCCGGGAGCGAAGGTCGTCACGTCGGCGACCTGCCCGACCTTGAAGGGCTTGGGGTCCGCGACGCGGACCTCGCGCAGCCAGCGCAGCGGGTTGATCCCCGCGGCCTTGAACTGCCCGAGCTGCGGCTTGTTCAGGGATTTCTCGCGGCGAGCGCCGTAGCCCAGGAGGACGGCGCCGTAGCCGTCCTTGGACTCGGTCGTCTTGACGCGGACGATCGGGCAGGGACCGGCCTTCACGACGGTGACGGCTTTGACTTCGCCGTCCTTCGTGAAGACCCGCGTCATCCCGACCTTCTCCCCGATGAGCGTGCGCAGCGTCGGCGGGGCCTTCTCGGTCCCGCTGTTCTGCGCCGCAGGGGCGGCTTTTTCGTCGATCTTCTTCTCTTCGGTCATACGGTCCTCGACTGCTCGGTAGTCGGATTCTAGAGCTTGATCTCCACGTCGACGCCGGCCGGCAGGTCGAGCTTCATGAGCTCGTCCACCGTTCTCGAAGTCGGGCTCTTCAGCTCGATGAGGCGCTTGTGCACGCGCATCTCGAACTGCTCCCGGGACTTCTTATCCACGTGCGGCGAGCGCAGCACCGTGTACTTGCGGATGTGGGTCGGCAGCAGGACCGGCCCGACGATGACGGCGCCGGTGCGTCGCGCGGTCTCAACGATCTTGCCGACGCTCGCGTCCAGGACGCGATGGTCGCACGCGCGCAGGCGGATCCGGATGCGCTGCTGTGGGGTGATGGTGTTCTCGGTCATGGCGTTACTCGAGAATGTCGCCGACGACGCCGGCGCCCACGGTATGCCCGCCCTCGCGCACCGCGAAGCGCAGGCCCTTCTCCATGGCGATCGGCATGATCAGCTTCACCAGGAAGTCCGTGTTGTCGCCGGGCATGATCATCTCCACGCCCGCCGGCAGCTCGATCTCTCCGGTCACGTCCGTCGTCCGGAAGTAGAACTGCGGCCGGTAGCCC
The window above is part of the Elusimicrobiota bacterium genome. Proteins encoded here:
- the rplC gene encoding 50S ribosomal protein L3 — its product is MTEEKKIDEKAAPAAQNSGTEKAPPTLRTLIGEKVGMTRVFTKDGEVKAVTVVKAGPCPIVRVKTTESKDGYGAVLLGYGARREKSLNKPQLGQFKAAGINPLRWLREVRVADPKPFKVGQVADVTTFAPGDFVDVQARSKGRGFAGVMKRHGFHGLPASHGASDKQRSPGSLTARRSLGKVLSGQRMAGHFGFATTTSQKIEVIQIDEANHLLYLNGPVPGANGSQVCVCETSNNLKRRPVRAAKSTVKRDKMGNIIVEKKPTKKKA
- the rpsJ gene encoding 30S ribosomal protein S10, with amino-acid sequence MTENTITPQQRIRIRLRACDHRVLDASVGKIVETARRTGAVIVGPVLLPTHIRKYTVLRSPHVDKKSREQFEMRVHKRLIELKSPTSRTVDELMKLDLPAGVDVEIKL